In one Neobacillus sp. CF12 genomic region, the following are encoded:
- a CDS encoding DUF1646 family protein codes for MVGLIIILILVLFLPFSVKKVEHNLELFLFVMGIMAASISGMMNLHLIEKALIDPINITLAVLIAGLICKWGQVQLEKSILWMNRILSPRIFFGLTVIILGLASSVITAIIAAIVLVIIINVLPLDRKSEIRFTVLACFSIGLGAALTPIGEPLATITLSKLNEDFFYLLKLIGPEVIPAVVIFGILTIFLVKPQQSAEGLEAEQKVESYKEIIIRSAKIYLFVMGLTFLGHGFEPLINEYILGLHPMLLYWINMISAILDNATLAAAEISPAMDQATIQAVLMGLIISGGMLIPGNIPNIIAAGKLNITSKEWASFGVPVGLITMAIYFVILFII; via the coding sequence TTGGTTGGATTAATAATTATTTTAATTTTGGTTTTATTTTTACCTTTTTCAGTAAAAAAGGTCGAACACAATTTGGAATTATTTCTATTTGTAATGGGAATTATGGCAGCTTCTATAAGCGGCATGATGAATCTTCATTTAATCGAAAAAGCTTTAATTGATCCTATCAATATCACTCTAGCTGTCTTAATAGCAGGATTAATCTGTAAATGGGGACAAGTTCAGTTAGAAAAATCAATATTATGGATGAACAGAATCCTTTCTCCTAGGATATTCTTTGGACTAACGGTCATTATTTTAGGACTTGCATCTAGCGTTATTACGGCTATTATCGCTGCAATTGTGCTCGTTATCATCATTAATGTCCTCCCACTCGACCGTAAATCCGAAATCCGCTTTACCGTATTAGCTTGTTTTTCGATCGGTCTTGGTGCAGCACTCACACCCATCGGTGAGCCTTTAGCAACCATCACTCTTAGTAAGTTAAATGAAGACTTCTTCTACTTATTGAAATTAATTGGTCCTGAAGTGATTCCTGCCGTTGTGATTTTTGGTATATTGACAATATTCTTAGTTAAACCACAACAAAGCGCTGAAGGTTTGGAGGCAGAACAAAAAGTAGAGAGCTATAAAGAAATTATTATTCGATCAGCCAAAATCTACTTATTTGTTATGGGTTTAACCTTCCTTGGTCATGGATTTGAACCGTTAATTAATGAATACATTCTAGGACTTCATCCAATGCTGCTTTATTGGATTAATATGATTTCCGCTATTTTAGATAATGCTACCTTGGCAGCAGCTGAAATTAGTCCAGCAATGGACCAAGCAACCATTCAGGCTGTGTTGATGGGGCTAATTATTAGTGGTGGTATGCTAATACCTGGTAATATACCAAATATTATAGCAGCAGGAAAACTCAACATTACCAGTAAAGAATGGGCAAGCTTTGGAGTCCCCGTTGGACTTATAACCATGGCTATTTATTTTGTTATTTTGTTTATTATTTAA
- the fabF gene encoding beta-ketoacyl-ACP synthase II gives MNKRVVITGIGAVTPLGNDAHTSWEQIKRGVSGIAPATLFDVEKVDVKIAAEVKGFAPEEFMDKKEARRMGRYSQFAIAASQMAVKDAGIQIGEGIQPERVGVWIGSGIGGLAEFEEQHRKFIEKGQRRVNPFTIPMFIPDMAAGQVSISLGAKGINNCSVTACASGANSIGDAFRVIQKGDVDVMIAGGTEATITGMTVAGFSNMTALSKNPDHATASRPFDKNRDGFVIGEGAGIVVLEELEHALARGAAIYGELVGYGATGDAHHITTPAPEGEGAGRAMKLALADAGITPEQVDYINAHGTSTHYNDLYETLAIKEVFKEHAYKLSVSSTKSMTGHLLGATGAIEAIFSLLAIKDGIIPPTINYQTPDEQLDLDYVPNVSKMQEVRVVLSNSLGFGGHNATLIFKKFTE, from the coding sequence ATGAATAAAAGAGTAGTGATTACAGGTATTGGAGCAGTCACTCCTTTGGGAAATGATGCTCATACATCATGGGAACAAATTAAGCGTGGTGTTTCCGGTATTGCCCCTGCAACCCTTTTTGATGTAGAAAAGGTTGACGTCAAAATTGCAGCGGAAGTTAAAGGCTTTGCACCAGAAGAGTTTATGGACAAAAAAGAAGCCAGAAGGATGGGTCGTTATAGCCAGTTTGCTATTGCAGCAAGTCAAATGGCTGTTAAGGATGCTGGGATTCAAATTGGAGAGGGGATACAACCAGAACGAGTCGGAGTTTGGATTGGATCAGGAATTGGCGGCTTGGCTGAATTTGAGGAACAACATCGGAAGTTTATTGAAAAAGGCCAACGAAGGGTTAACCCGTTTACGATACCCATGTTTATTCCCGATATGGCGGCAGGCCAAGTATCCATTTCACTTGGTGCTAAAGGAATCAACAATTGTTCGGTTACAGCATGTGCTTCTGGTGCCAATTCCATTGGTGATGCTTTCCGCGTGATTCAAAAGGGGGATGTGGATGTGATGATTGCTGGAGGAACGGAAGCAACCATTACCGGAATGACGGTTGCGGGATTCTCAAATATGACCGCACTTTCAAAAAATCCAGATCACGCCACAGCGAGCAGACCTTTTGATAAGAATCGTGATGGATTTGTCATTGGGGAAGGCGCGGGTATCGTGGTATTAGAAGAATTAGAACATGCATTAGCTCGAGGCGCTGCCATTTATGGAGAATTAGTGGGGTACGGAGCGACAGGGGACGCCCATCATATTACAACTCCAGCACCAGAAGGAGAAGGGGCAGGAAGAGCTATGAAATTAGCATTAGCAGATGCCGGAATTACTCCTGAACAAGTCGACTATATCAATGCTCATGGCACGTCGACTCATTATAATGATTTGTATGAAACGTTAGCTATTAAAGAAGTTTTTAAAGAACATGCCTATAAGTTATCTGTCAGTTCCACAAAATCAATGACCGGCCACCTATTAGGAGCAACTGGGGCAATAGAGGCGATTTTTTCTCTTTTAGCGATCAAGGATGGAATCATTCCTCCAACGATTAATTATCAAACACCTGATGAACAACTGGATTTAGATTATGTCCCTAATGTCTCAAAGATGCAGGAAGTTCGCGTCGTTTTATCTAACTCATTAGGATTTGGCGGTCATAATGCGACTTTGATTTTTAAAAAGTTTACCGAATAA